A section of the Virgibacillus sp. NKC19-3 genome encodes:
- a CDS encoding ABC transporter ATP-binding protein: MSFLTLDQVTHHYFSKHSFTKALDNISLSVKEGEFVALLGPSGCGKSTILSIIAGIMKQTSGHVLLQQKPISDSELAIGYMLQQDYLFPWKTIMSNVLLGPKINNDNTAETKEKALELLNNVGLPNVADAYPSALSGGMRQRVALVRTLINDPKIFLLDEPFSALDYQTKLKLEDQVSDLLNMYHKTTVLVTHDIGEAIAMADRICIMKANPGGIDKIFEVPIELRDEKPFSVRRHPKYQILFDKIWETLEHEDTDPSESKVVSRK, translated from the coding sequence TTGTCTTTTCTAACCTTAGATCAAGTAACGCATCATTACTTTTCTAAACATAGCTTTACAAAAGCATTGGATAATATCTCACTATCTGTGAAAGAAGGTGAATTCGTAGCTCTGCTCGGCCCAAGCGGTTGTGGGAAATCAACAATCCTATCGATAATTGCAGGTATTATGAAGCAAACTTCCGGGCATGTACTTTTGCAGCAGAAACCGATAAGTGATTCCGAATTAGCAATTGGCTACATGCTACAGCAGGACTATTTATTTCCATGGAAAACAATCATGAGCAATGTATTATTAGGACCTAAAATCAACAACGACAACACCGCGGAAACGAAAGAAAAAGCATTAGAATTACTTAACAACGTTGGTCTTCCAAACGTCGCAGATGCTTACCCTAGCGCACTTTCAGGTGGAATGCGTCAACGGGTTGCACTTGTTCGAACATTAATTAATGACCCGAAAATATTTCTATTAGATGAACCATTTTCAGCTCTGGATTATCAAACAAAACTCAAATTGGAGGATCAAGTATCCGATTTACTAAACATGTATCATAAAACAACGGTTCTCGTTACACATGATATAGGAGAAGCAATTGCCATGGCTGACCGTATTTGTATTATGAAGGCCAATCCAGGGGGTATTGATAAAATTTTCGAAGTTCCTATTGAATTGCGTGATGAAAAACCATTTAGCGTACGCAGACATCCCAAATATCAAATCCTCTTCGATAAAATATGGGAAACCTTGGAACATGAGGATACAGATCCATCCGAATCAAAGGTGGTGTCAAGAAAATAA
- the pckA gene encoding phosphoenolpyruvate carboxykinase (ATP) — protein sequence MKTLENTLFKTISSHKNLKQNAAVSQLVENILSRNEGVLTETGAVRATTGTYTGRSPKDKFIVKDEICEDFIDWGPVNQAIDEESFNKLYEKVCMYLEKKEVLYQFKGFAGADPAYRLPIQVINEYAWHNLFSRQLFINPTDEELASHQAEFTVVSAPDFKADPAIDGTNSETFIIISFKKRVVLIGGTEYAGEIKKSIFSVMNYLLPRQNILSMHCSANVGPEGDVALFFGLSGTGKTTLSADPYRRLIGDDEHGWSPNGVFNIEGGCYAKCINLSEKKEPQIFNAIRFGSVLENVAIDEATRCLDYDNVSLTENTRAAYPLDNIDNIIEPSVAGHPNTIIFLTADASGTLPPVSKLTKEQAMYHFLSGYTSKLAGTERGVTEPQATFSACFGAPFLPLAPSTYAEMLGEKIDHHRSNVFLVNTGWTGGPYGIGTRMKLSHTRAMIHSALEGELNNVETTKDTIFGLEIPLHVPGVPDDVLVPKTTWEDKNAYTAAAQSLAMKFHENFAKFSQASNAIKQAGPIYKA from the coding sequence ATGAAAACGTTAGAGAACACATTATTCAAAACTATATCCTCTCATAAAAACCTGAAGCAAAATGCAGCTGTTTCACAATTGGTCGAGAATATATTATCACGAAATGAAGGTGTTCTTACTGAAACTGGAGCTGTTCGCGCAACAACAGGAACCTATACTGGACGTTCACCAAAAGATAAATTTATTGTTAAGGATGAAATTTGTGAAGACTTTATTGATTGGGGACCCGTTAATCAAGCAATCGACGAGGAATCCTTTAATAAGCTTTATGAAAAAGTATGCATGTATTTAGAGAAAAAAGAGGTGTTATATCAATTCAAGGGATTTGCTGGAGCGGATCCTGCTTACCGTCTACCGATTCAAGTCATTAATGAATATGCATGGCATAATTTATTTTCCCGCCAACTGTTCATTAACCCGACTGACGAGGAACTTGCCTCACATCAAGCGGAATTCACAGTAGTATCAGCACCGGATTTCAAGGCAGATCCAGCAATTGACGGCACCAATTCAGAGACGTTTATAATTATTTCCTTTAAAAAACGTGTCGTTTTAATCGGTGGAACGGAATATGCTGGGGAGATAAAAAAATCTATTTTTTCGGTTATGAATTATTTATTGCCAAGGCAAAATATTTTATCAATGCATTGTTCAGCGAATGTTGGACCAGAAGGCGATGTTGCTTTATTCTTTGGCCTCTCGGGAACTGGAAAAACAACATTATCTGCTGATCCATACCGCAGGCTAATCGGTGATGATGAACATGGGTGGAGTCCAAACGGTGTATTTAATATTGAGGGCGGCTGTTATGCAAAGTGTATTAATCTATCTGAGAAGAAGGAACCTCAAATTTTTAATGCGATCCGATTTGGATCCGTATTGGAAAATGTAGCGATCGATGAAGCAACACGGTGCTTGGACTATGATAATGTATCCTTAACAGAAAACACACGAGCAGCATATCCATTGGACAATATCGATAATATTATCGAGCCAAGCGTGGCTGGTCATCCGAATACGATTATTTTTTTAACAGCAGATGCCTCCGGGACCTTGCCGCCGGTTAGTAAATTAACAAAAGAACAGGCCATGTACCACTTTTTAAGTGGATACACAAGTAAATTAGCAGGTACAGAGCGCGGAGTGACAGAACCTCAAGCTACATTCTCAGCATGCTTTGGGGCGCCATTCCTTCCTCTGGCACCATCCACTTATGCAGAAATGTTGGGAGAAAAAATTGACCACCATCGTTCTAATGTCTTTTTAGTCAATACTGGCTGGACCGGCGGGCCCTATGGTATTGGAACACGAATGAAATTATCGCACACCCGTGCCATGATTCATTCCGCTTTAGAGGGCGAATTGAACAATGTTGAAACAACAAAAGATACGATTTTCGGTCTTGAAATTCCCCTACACGTACCAGGGGTACCTGATGACGTACTTGTTCCAAAAACAACATGGGAAGATAAAAATGCTTATACAGCTGCCGCTCAATCACTTGCCATGAAATTTCATGAGAACTTCGCGAAATTCTCACAGGCAAGTAACGCTATTAAGCAGGCAGGACCAATCTATAAAGCATAA
- a CDS encoding ABC transporter substrate-binding protein: MKKTKLIAVISIMLLLFLSACNSNGNTSIQLAEVTRSVFYAPQYVAIEKGFFEEEGLDVELQTTWGGDTTMTALLSDGADIALVGSETSMYVYGQDSKDYAVNFAQLTATDGTFLVAKEPNPDFTWDELRGSEFLGQRTGGMPQMVGEFVLKSHDIDPHTDLNLNQNIDFANIPGAFSSGDYEYVQLFEPTASVFEEEGNGHIVASFGEESGKVPYTSYMAKESYFDENEEVLSKFTSAIYQAQQWVQENNAEDIAEVIQPYFEDTEVDMLAQAIDRYKNQDSFSTDPTMDEEEWDNLKAIMEEADELPADVPYQELVNTEIAEEVTTN; the protein is encoded by the coding sequence ATGAAAAAAACAAAGCTTATCGCTGTTATTTCAATTATGCTGCTCCTTTTCCTTTCCGCATGTAATTCAAATGGAAATACGTCTATTCAACTTGCCGAAGTCACCCGTTCCGTTTTCTATGCACCGCAGTATGTTGCCATTGAAAAAGGATTCTTTGAAGAAGAAGGGTTGGATGTGGAATTGCAGACTACATGGGGTGGTGATACAACAATGACAGCTCTGTTATCAGATGGTGCTGATATTGCCCTTGTCGGTTCGGAAACTTCTATGTACGTATATGGGCAAGATTCCAAGGATTATGCTGTTAACTTTGCACAATTAACAGCTACAGATGGAACATTTCTTGTTGCCAAGGAACCTAATCCTGACTTTACATGGGATGAACTTAGAGGAAGCGAATTTTTAGGACAGCGTACAGGTGGTATGCCGCAGATGGTTGGTGAATTTGTATTAAAAAGTCACGATATTGATCCACATACTGATTTGAATTTAAACCAGAATATTGATTTTGCCAATATCCCAGGAGCATTTTCATCAGGTGACTATGAATATGTCCAATTATTCGAGCCAACAGCAAGTGTTTTTGAAGAAGAAGGGAACGGCCATATTGTTGCTTCCTTCGGGGAAGAGTCCGGGAAAGTACCTTACACTTCCTATATGGCGAAAGAAAGTTACTTCGATGAGAATGAAGAGGTACTCAGCAAGTTTACAAGTGCAATCTATCAAGCACAGCAGTGGGTACAGGAAAATAATGCTGAGGACATCGCAGAAGTCATCCAGCCTTATTTCGAGGATACCGAAGTGGATATGTTAGCGCAAGCAATCGATCGTTATAAAAATCAGGATTCCTTTTCGACAGATCCAACCATGGATGAAGAAGAATGGGATAACCTAAAGGCTATTATGGAAGAAGCAGACGAACTCCCAGCAGATGTACCATACCAGGAGCTGGTAAATACGGAAATTGCCGAGGAAGTCACTACTAACTAA
- a CDS encoding ABC transporter permease, producing METKSDYHLYESYKNQLKREKKVVFAWQISILVIFIALWEIASRLYWIDPLIFSSPTKIVHILVDRFTGGSMVTHIQVTLFETVLGFIIGTVLGIVMATLLWSSTRFSKIMDPYLVIMNAMPKVALGPIIIVAIGPGYFSIITMGAIISVIITTLVVYAAFNEVDPNYEKVLISFGATRWQRFKEAIFPATLPVMISTLKVNVGLSWVGVIVGEFLVSKQGLGYLIIYGFQVFDFSLVMSSLVLIAIFAAIMYKIVEKIEKWLIKHST from the coding sequence ATGGAAACGAAATCCGATTACCATCTTTATGAATCCTACAAAAATCAGTTAAAGCGTGAAAAGAAAGTTGTTTTTGCTTGGCAAATCAGTATATTAGTCATTTTTATTGCCCTTTGGGAAATTGCTAGCAGATTATATTGGATTGACCCCTTGATATTCAGTTCGCCAACCAAAATTGTTCATATATTAGTTGATCGATTTACAGGTGGTTCCATGGTTACGCATATCCAGGTAACATTGTTTGAAACAGTGCTTGGTTTCATTATTGGAACAGTTCTGGGTATCGTCATGGCCACATTACTTTGGTCATCAACCCGATTTTCCAAAATCATGGATCCCTATCTTGTTATTATGAATGCAATGCCCAAAGTAGCACTTGGCCCCATTATTATTGTCGCCATTGGGCCTGGTTATTTTTCAATTATTACGATGGGAGCCATCATTTCCGTGATCATTACGACACTTGTTGTGTACGCGGCTTTCAATGAAGTTGATCCTAACTATGAAAAAGTCCTAATAAGCTTCGGTGCCACGAGGTGGCAGCGTTTTAAGGAAGCTATTTTTCCGGCAACACTTCCGGTAATGATTTCTACATTAAAAGTAAATGTAGGACTCTCATGGGTTGGTGTCATCGTTGGTGAGTTTCTTGTTTCCAAACAAGGGTTAGGTTATTTAATCATTTATGGATTCCAAGTATTTGATTTTTCACTGGTTATGTCTAGCTTAGTTCTCATCGCCATATTTGCTGCGATTATGTATAAAATCGTAGAAAAGATTGAAAAATGGTTGATTAAACATTCCACGTAA
- the ytkD gene encoding RNA deprotection pyrophosphohydrolase codes for MYTFRDYYNNEVKLSFDNHPFSTSPKHVWVVCRYKDDWLLTKHKGRGYEFPGGNVEEGETARQAAIREVMEETGGKVEDIHYIGQYYVAGKTETIIKNVYFAQIDQLIQRDTYFETNGPFLLKTIPSNVKDNHLYSFIMKDGVLDYCMKHIRNTWLIAGAKSRKH; via the coding sequence ATGTATACATTCAGAGATTACTATAACAATGAAGTGAAACTTTCTTTCGATAACCATCCGTTTTCGACTTCGCCAAAACATGTATGGGTTGTTTGCCGGTACAAGGATGATTGGCTTTTAACGAAGCATAAAGGGAGAGGCTATGAATTCCCCGGAGGTAATGTGGAGGAGGGTGAAACAGCTAGACAGGCTGCTATTCGAGAAGTCATGGAAGAGACCGGTGGAAAAGTGGAAGATATCCATTATATAGGCCAATATTATGTCGCCGGAAAAACGGAAACCATTATTAAAAATGTTTATTTCGCTCAAATTGATCAACTCATCCAGCGGGACACCTATTTTGAAACAAATGGGCCATTCTTGTTAAAAACAATCCCGTCCAACGTAAAGGATAATCATTTATATAGTTTTATTATGAAGGACGGCGTCTTGGATTATTGTATGAAACATATTCGAAATACGTGGCTTATCGCGGGAGCAAAATCACGAAAGCATTAA